The following proteins are encoded in a genomic region of Neovison vison isolate M4711 chromosome 12, ASM_NN_V1, whole genome shotgun sequence:
- the LOC122892320 gene encoding keratin, type II cuticular Hb1-like: MSCLSSRVGAPCGVRAFSCASACGPRPGRCCITAAPYRGVSCYRGLTGGFGSRSVCGGFRAGSCGRSFGYRSGGVCGPSPPCITSVSVNESLLTPLNLEIDPNAQCVKHEEKEQIKCLNSRFAAFIDKVRFLEQQNKLLETKWQFYQNRKCCESNLEPLFEGYIETLRREAECVEADSGRLASELNHVQEVMEGYKKKYEEEVALRATAENEFVALKKDVDCAYLRKSDLEANAEALTEEIDFLRRLYEEEIRVLHAHISDTSVIVKMDNSRDLNMDCIVAEIKAQYDDIASRSRAEAESWYRSKCEEMKATVIRHGETLRRTKEEINELNRMIQRLTAEVENAKCQNTKLEAAVTQAEQQGETALSDARCKLAELEAALQKAKQDMACLVKEYQEVMNSKLGLDIEIATYRRLLEGEEQRLCEGIGAVNVCVSSSRGGVVCGDLCVSGSRPVTGSACSAPCSGNLAVSTGMCAPCGQRCSPSSLVRFP, translated from the exons ATGTCCTGCCTGTCCTCCCGCGTTGGCGCCCCCTGCGGGGTCCGCGCCTTCAGCTGCGCCTCGGCCTGCGGGCCCCGGCCAGGCCGCTGCTGCATCACGGCCGCCCCCTACCGCGGAGTCTCCTGCTACCGCGGCCTCACTGGGGGCTTCGGCAGCCGCAGTGTCTGCGGGGGCTTCCGCGCTGGCTCCTGTGGCCGCAGTTTCGGCTACCGCTCCGGAGGCGTGTGCGGGCCCAGCCCGCCTTGCATCACCAGCGTGTCTGTCAACGAGAGCCTCCTCACGCCCCTCAACCTGGAGATCGACCCCAATGCACAGTGCGTGAAGCACGAGGAGAAGGAGCAGATCAAGTGCCTCAACAGCAGGTTCGCTGCCTTCATTGACAAG GTGCGCTTCCTGGAGCAGCAGAACAAGCTGCTGGAGACCAAGTGGCAGTTCTACCAGAACCGCAAGTGCTGCGAGAGCAACCTGGAGCCCCTGTTCGAGGGCTACATCGAGACGCTGAGGCGGGAGGCCGAGTGCGTGGAGGCCGACAGCGGGAGGCTGGCTTCGGAGCTCAACCACGTGCAGGAGGTGATGGAGGGCTACAAGAAGAA ATACGAAGAAGAGGTGGCACTAAGGGCCACCGCTGAGAATGAATTTGTGGCCCTGAAGAAG GATGTGGACTGCGCCTATCTCCGCAAGTCAGACCTGGAGGCCAACGCGGAGGCCCTGACCGAGGAGATTGACTTCCTGCGACGCCTGTATGAGGAG GAGATCCGCGTTCTCCACGCCCACATCTCAGACACCTCAGTCATCGTTAAGATGGACAACAGCCGGGACCTGAACATGGACTGCATTGTGGCCGAGATCAAGGCTCAGTATGACGACATCGCCAGCCGCAGCCGGGCTGAAGCCGAGTCCTGGTACCGCAGCAAG TGTGAGGAGATGAAGGCCACGGTGATCCGGCACGGGGAGACCCTGCGCCGCACCAAGGAGGAGATCAATGAGCTCAACCGCATGATCCAGAGGCTGACGGCCGAGGTTGAGAATGCCAAGTGCCAG AACACCAAGCTGGAGGCCGCAGTGACCCAGGCTGAGCAACAAGGCGAGACGGCTCTGAGCGATGCCCGCTGCAAGCTGGCGGAGCTGGAGGCCGCCCTGCAGAAGGCCAAGCAGGACATGGCCTGCCTGGTCAAGGAGTACCAGGAGGTGATGAACTCCAAGCTGGGCCTGGACATCGAGATCGCCACCTACAGGCGGCTGCTGGAGGGCGAGGAGCAGAG GTTGTGTGAGGGCATTGGTGCTGTGAATGTCT GTGTCAGCAGTTCCCGCGGCGGGGTCGTGTGTGGGGATCTCTGCGTGTCCGGCTCCCGGCCTGTGACCGGCAGTGCGTGCAGCGCCCCCTGCAGTGGGAACCTGGCGGTAAGCACGGGCATGTGCGCGCCCTGCGGACAGAGGTGCAGCCCCAGCTCCTTGGTGCGGTTCCCGTAG